One region of Hoeflea sp. 108 genomic DNA includes:
- a CDS encoding efflux RND transporter permease subunit: protein MNEGGFNLSEWAIKRQGLIVFLMVLGAIAGAFSFLNLGRSEDPDFTVKTMLVHAVWPGGTIEQTVDQVTDRLERTLQEVPRLDTLRSLTSAGQSIIYVSLQDSTAPDEVADIWYQVRKKVGDIQATLPSGVRGPFFNDEFGDTFGIIYALQSTDFSDRELRDWAYEARSRLLRVHNIGKVEMLGTQDETIYIEFSTQRLASLSISPATVMSTIQAQNAVMPAGTMTSAADRTILEVSGDLRDENDIREINIPTASGFVRLGDIATVTRSTVDPPQPMFRVKGKPAIGVAVSMASGGDILELGRNIDQVMTRFEHDLPVGIDLVHVASQPEVVTSAIRGFTVSLTQAVIIVLGVSFLALGFRAGIAVAVSIPLVLCMTFLAMEISGIALQRVSLGALIIALTLMIDDAMVAVEMMMAKLDEGYDRVKAASYAYTSTAFPMLAGTLVTIAGFIPVGLARSVSGEYARSLFVVIAVALIVSWLIAVLLTPIVGLAVLKSGAKATDKGEGGLARGFKKLLHACIRMRYIVVAATVALFVVALLAAPLMKRQFFPPSDRPELMLQLVLPQSASMQATSAEVDKVEKLLASDSDVVDWSFYVGSDAIRFYLPMDIQAPAPFRAQAVVIAKSVEARDGLQARLQAELDQQFPDIIARVSPLEMGPPVGWPVQYRVIGPDVAGVRSLAWKVADAVGSVSGVISPNLDWNEPIRKVVIEVDQDRARLVGLNSAAISQTLFATASGLPITQVRDSIYLVNVVARAAADERANVETLRSLQIPIGPNQTIPLASIANIEYRTTQPIIWRRDRETTITVQADVAEGVMADSVVDQASAKIDQLRHDNPNYRIEVGGSVEGAETGMGSVLEMIPLMAIVMVIILMFQLQSIQKLLLVISVVPLGLIGVVLVMLITNIPVGFIAVLGMIALIGMITRNSVVLIDQMDSRLESSGMCWQSVIDVTAERVRPVFLTAGSTILGMLPIIRDPFWAPLAFTVIGGLVVAAVLTLIFLPALYVLWFRIPEERPASPAPQATAQPAGVPA, encoded by the coding sequence ATGAACGAGGGCGGCTTCAACCTGTCGGAATGGGCCATCAAGCGGCAGGGGCTCATCGTCTTCCTGATGGTCCTCGGCGCCATCGCCGGGGCATTTTCATTCCTGAACCTCGGTCGCAGCGAAGATCCCGACTTCACCGTCAAGACCATGCTGGTTCACGCGGTCTGGCCGGGCGGCACCATCGAGCAGACGGTCGACCAGGTGACTGACAGGCTGGAGCGCACGCTGCAGGAAGTGCCGCGACTCGACACGCTGCGCAGCCTGACCAGTGCCGGCCAGTCGATCATCTATGTTTCGCTCCAGGATTCGACCGCGCCGGACGAGGTCGCAGACATCTGGTACCAGGTTCGCAAGAAGGTCGGCGACATCCAGGCCACCTTGCCATCAGGCGTGCGCGGCCCCTTCTTCAACGATGAGTTCGGCGACACTTTTGGCATCATCTATGCGCTGCAGTCGACCGACTTCAGCGATCGCGAGCTGCGCGACTGGGCCTATGAGGCGCGCAGCCGGCTGCTGCGCGTCCACAATATCGGCAAGGTCGAGATGCTTGGCACGCAGGACGAGACCATTTACATCGAGTTCTCGACCCAGCGTCTGGCGAGCCTGAGCATCAGCCCTGCAACGGTGATGAGCACCATTCAGGCGCAGAATGCGGTGATGCCGGCCGGCACCATGACGTCGGCGGCCGACCGCACCATCCTCGAAGTGTCGGGCGACCTTCGCGACGAAAACGACATCCGCGAGATCAACATACCGACGGCCTCGGGTTTCGTGCGGCTGGGAGACATCGCCACCGTCACGCGCAGCACCGTCGATCCGCCCCAGCCGATGTTCCGCGTCAAGGGAAAGCCCGCCATCGGCGTTGCCGTTTCCATGGCGTCGGGCGGCGACATTCTCGAACTCGGCCGCAACATCGACCAGGTGATGACCCGCTTCGAGCACGACCTGCCAGTAGGCATCGACCTCGTTCATGTCGCCAGCCAGCCGGAGGTCGTCACCAGCGCCATAAGGGGCTTCACCGTCTCGCTGACGCAGGCCGTCATCATCGTGCTCGGCGTCAGCTTCCTGGCGCTTGGCTTCCGCGCCGGCATCGCCGTCGCGGTCTCGATCCCGCTTGTCCTGTGCATGACCTTCCTGGCCATGGAAATAAGCGGCATCGCCCTGCAACGCGTGTCCCTCGGCGCTCTCATCATCGCGCTGACACTGATGATCGACGACGCCATGGTGGCGGTCGAAATGATGATGGCCAAGCTCGACGAGGGCTACGACCGCGTGAAGGCTGCCTCCTATGCCTATACGTCGACGGCATTTCCGATGCTTGCCGGAACGCTTGTCACCATCGCCGGCTTCATTCCCGTCGGGCTCGCCCGAAGCGTTTCGGGCGAATATGCGCGCTCGCTGTTCGTGGTCATCGCCGTAGCACTCATCGTCTCCTGGCTTATCGCCGTGCTGTTGACGCCGATCGTCGGTCTGGCCGTTCTGAAGTCGGGCGCAAAGGCCACGGACAAGGGCGAGGGCGGCCTTGCGCGAGGCTTCAAGAAGCTGCTGCATGCCTGCATCCGCATGCGCTACATCGTCGTCGCCGCCACGGTCGCGCTGTTCGTCGTGGCTCTGCTCGCTGCGCCGCTAATGAAGCGGCAGTTCTTCCCGCCGTCCGATCGCCCGGAACTGATGCTGCAACTGGTGCTGCCGCAAAGCGCATCGATGCAGGCGACCTCGGCGGAGGTCGACAAAGTCGAAAAACTGCTCGCTTCCGACAGCGACGTCGTCGACTGGAGCTTCTATGTCGGCTCGGACGCCATCCGCTTCTACCTGCCCATGGACATCCAGGCGCCGGCGCCGTTCCGTGCCCAGGCCGTTGTGATCGCCAAGAGCGTCGAGGCGCGTGACGGGCTACAGGCAAGGCTGCAGGCCGAACTCGACCAGCAGTTCCCCGACATCATCGCCCGCGTCTCGCCGCTGGAGATGGGGCCGCCCGTGGGCTGGCCCGTCCAGTATCGCGTGATCGGCCCCGACGTCGCCGGTGTCCGCAGCCTCGCCTGGAAGGTCGCCGACGCGGTCGGCAGCGTCAGCGGCGTTATCAGCCCCAATCTCGACTGGAACGAGCCGATCAGGAAGGTAGTCATCGAGGTCGACCAGGATCGGGCACGCCTCGTCGGCCTGAACTCGGCCGCCATCAGTCAGACGCTGTTTGCCACGGCGTCGGGATTGCCGATCACGCAGGTCCGCGACTCCATCTACCTGGTCAACGTGGTGGCCCGTGCTGCGGCCGACGAACGCGCCAATGTCGAAACGTTGCGCTCGCTGCAGATCCCGATAGGGCCGAACCAGACCATCCCGCTGGCAAGCATCGCCAACATTGAGTATCGCACCACCCAGCCGATCATCTGGCGGCGCGACCGCGAAACCACGATCACCGTGCAGGCCGACGTGGCTGAGGGCGTGATGGCCGACAGTGTTGTCGACCAGGCCTCAGCCAAGATCGACCAGTTGCGCCACGACAATCCGAATTACCGGATCGAGGTCGGCGGCTCCGTCGAAGGGGCCGAGACCGGCATGGGGTCCGTTCTGGAGATGATCCCGCTGATGGCGATCGTCATGGTCATCATCCTGATGTTCCAGCTCCAGAGCATCCAGAAGCTTCTGCTGGTGATCAGTGTGGTGCCACTCGGCTTGATCGGCGTCGTGCTCGTGATGCTGATCACCAACATTCCGGTCGGCTTCATCGCCGTGCTCGGCATGATCGCCCTGATCGGCATGATCACGCGAAACTCCGTGGTGCTGATAGACCAGATGGACAGCCGGCTGGAGAGCAGCGGCATGTGCTGGCAGAGCGTCATAGACGTCACTGCCGAACGCGTGCGTCCGGTATTTCTGACTGCAGGGTCGACCATTCTCGGCATGCTGCCGATCATCCGTGATCCGTTCTGGGCGCCGCTGGCCTTCACCGTCATCGGCGGCCTGGTGGTGGCTGCCGTTCTGACGTTGATCTTCCTGCCCGCTCTCTACGTGCTTTGGTTCCGCATTCCGGAGGAACGGCCGGCATCGCCTGCACCGCAGGCAACGGCCCAGCCTGCCGGTGTGCCTGCCTGA
- a CDS encoding DUF1269 domain-containing protein → MSDLIVIVYPTEAKAEEVRERLFELQKQYLITLSDAVIATKNDAGKIKLNQLVNTTAAGAVSGSFWGLLVGVLFLNPLLGVAVGAASGALGGAMSDFGINDAFMKELSGSLQPGNGALFVLVKEMTADKVLKEIAGYGGVVLKTSLDDTKEQALRDALQKASAAPAS, encoded by the coding sequence ATGTCCGACCTGATCGTCATCGTGTATCCGACCGAAGCCAAGGCCGAAGAAGTGCGCGAGCGCCTGTTCGAGCTGCAGAAGCAGTATCTCATTACGCTCAGCGACGCCGTCATCGCAACCAAGAACGACGCCGGCAAGATCAAGCTGAACCAGCTCGTCAACACCACTGCCGCCGGTGCTGTCTCCGGCAGCTTCTGGGGCCTGCTCGTCGGCGTGCTGTTCCTCAATCCGCTTCTGGGTGTCGCCGTTGGTGCCGCGTCTGGCGCGCTCGGCGGTGCGATGAGCGATTTCGGCATCAACGACGCCTTCATGAAGGAGCTTTCGGGCAGCCTGCAGCCCGGCAATGGCGCGCTGTTCGTGCTGGTCAAGGAAATGACCGCCGACAAGGTGCTGAAGGAGATCGCCGGCTACGGTGGCGTCGTGCTCAAGACCTCGCTTGACGATACGAAGGAGCAGGCCTTGCGCGACGCCTTGCAGAAGGCTTCCGCCGCACCTGCCAGCTGA
- a CDS encoding Kazal-type serine protease inhibitor domain-containing protein: protein MNRLLANPVALMLMALGMLTACVPQSPGPGPGPSRPQACTFEYAPVCGQRGDRTRTFSNACMARADGFRVIHNGQCRRPEQQTACPAIYMPVCAVNGARWRTFSNSCLARADNFRVLHQGGCR from the coding sequence ATGAACCGCCTGCTTGCAAATCCTGTCGCACTGATGCTCATGGCGCTGGGCATGCTGACGGCCTGCGTTCCCCAATCGCCGGGGCCTGGTCCCGGACCGTCGCGGCCACAGGCATGCACATTCGAATATGCCCCCGTCTGCGGACAGCGCGGCGACCGAACCCGAACCTTCTCCAATGCCTGCATGGCCCGCGCCGATGGCTTCCGCGTGATCCACAACGGCCAGTGCCGCAGGCCCGAGCAGCAGACTGCGTGCCCAGCGATCTACATGCCGGTCTGCGCCGTCAACGGTGCAAGGTGGCGCACATTCTCCAACAGCTGTCTGGCGCGTGCCGACAACTTCCGCGTCTTGCATCAAGGCGGCTGCCGTTGA
- a CDS encoding AI-2E family transporter produces the protein MNVYLATGILVLALLRVGDSIFVPLVVSLFIIALVWPIQAALQRFLPRLLALFITLSATIAIVLAVGSSVVWGFGRLGQWLFVNASRFQAIYVDWTQWLEERGVAVAGPLADRFDVNWLVGFTQGVAGRLNSFAGLALLVFVLVMLGLLEVEDFNRRLESSAAQPYGARIRAANREIGIKLRRFMAVRTFASVLTGLVVWGFALVAGLELAAAWGAIAFALNYIPFLGPFFATMFPTLFAIAQFESWQMAFVVFVGLNLIQFMIGSYLEPILTGASLAISPFAVIFSVFFWSFMWGISGAFIGVPILIAFIVYCAQSPSSRWIAALLASGKTEMLEAQAEHKD, from the coding sequence ATGAACGTATATCTTGCCACCGGCATCCTGGTGCTCGCACTGCTGCGGGTTGGGGATTCGATCTTCGTTCCGCTCGTCGTTTCGCTGTTCATCATCGCATTGGTCTGGCCGATCCAGGCAGCGCTTCAGCGGTTCCTGCCACGGCTGCTGGCGCTGTTCATCACCCTCAGCGCGACGATCGCCATCGTGCTTGCTGTCGGCTCGTCGGTGGTCTGGGGCTTCGGCCGGCTCGGCCAATGGCTGTTCGTCAATGCCAGCCGTTTCCAGGCGATCTACGTCGACTGGACCCAGTGGCTGGAGGAGCGCGGCGTCGCCGTTGCCGGTCCGCTCGCCGATCGTTTCGACGTCAACTGGCTGGTTGGCTTCACCCAGGGCGTCGCCGGTCGTCTGAACAGCTTCGCCGGGCTGGCACTGCTGGTCTTCGTGCTGGTGATGCTTGGCCTGCTCGAAGTCGAGGATTTCAACCGGCGCCTGGAATCTTCCGCGGCCCAGCCATATGGCGCCCGCATTCGCGCCGCCAATCGCGAGATCGGCATAAAGCTGCGCCGCTTCATGGCCGTGCGCACCTTCGCCAGCGTGCTGACGGGACTTGTGGTTTGGGGCTTCGCCCTGGTGGCCGGGCTCGAACTCGCGGCGGCATGGGGCGCCATTGCCTTCGCGCTCAACTACATTCCGTTTCTCGGACCATTCTTTGCAACGATGTTCCCGACCCTGTTTGCCATCGCTCAGTTCGAATCGTGGCAGATGGCCTTTGTGGTGTTCGTCGGCCTCAACCTGATCCAGTTCATGATCGGCAGCTATCTCGAGCCGATCCTCACGGGGGCTTCGCTGGCGATCTCGCCCTTCGCGGTCATATTCTCGGTGTTCTTCTGGAGCTTCATGTGGGGCATCTCGGGCGCCTTCATCGGCGTGCCGATCCTGATCGCCTTCATCGTCTATTGCGCCCAGTCGCCGTCGTCGCGCTGGATCGCGGCCCTGCTCGCGTCCGGCAAGACGGAAATGCTGGAAGCGCAGGCCGAACACAAGGATTGA
- a CDS encoding AraC family transcriptional regulator — MVAVGTSFAQENPNGFLASAGQHDGPIPHFEFSTDDVARADQFDAWRHNFATMLDLTPTGNSPETIDGRQVIWDLGCLAFTSISTGALNFAGLPGHVRGDALDHWMMTLFLDGGASTIAGQRSFHGGAGTVQLHSLGQPFDGHVTDSHMLMLLIPRDFFQEHSGALSLAEFSTLSGGMGSLLADYIIGLAKRLPTLTIADLPGVAAATRAMILACITPSPDHLDEARAPISNMLLERARQYINANLYNPSLDNDMLCRALGISRTRLYRLFEPSGGVMRYILHRRLVDAHSKLADPTETRRIFEIAEQRGFNDGAEFSRAFRREFGYSPSEVRSRGLGAIPARPVADLASLEPVERLGHLLRRLQS, encoded by the coding sequence ATGGTTGCAGTTGGTACAAGCTTTGCGCAGGAGAACCCGAACGGTTTTCTCGCCTCGGCCGGTCAGCACGACGGGCCCATTCCCCATTTCGAGTTTTCGACCGACGATGTGGCGCGCGCCGATCAGTTCGATGCCTGGCGGCACAATTTTGCGACGATGCTCGACCTCACGCCCACAGGCAATTCGCCAGAAACGATCGACGGCAGGCAGGTGATATGGGACCTCGGCTGTCTCGCCTTCACCTCGATCAGCACCGGAGCGCTGAACTTCGCCGGTCTGCCGGGCCATGTGCGCGGGGATGCCCTCGACCACTGGATGATGACGCTGTTCCTCGATGGGGGAGCGAGCACCATTGCCGGCCAAAGGTCATTCCATGGCGGCGCCGGCACGGTGCAACTCCATTCGCTGGGACAACCTTTCGACGGGCACGTCACCGACAGCCACATGCTGATGTTGCTGATCCCGAGGGATTTCTTCCAGGAGCATTCCGGCGCGCTGAGCCTGGCGGAGTTCTCGACGCTGAGTGGCGGCATGGGCTCGTTGCTCGCCGACTACATCATTGGGCTTGCCAAGCGCCTGCCGACATTGACGATTGCCGACCTCCCCGGCGTGGCAGCGGCGACGCGAGCCATGATCCTGGCCTGCATCACACCTTCGCCCGATCATCTCGATGAGGCGAGGGCGCCGATATCGAACATGTTGCTGGAGCGGGCGCGGCAATACATCAATGCCAATCTTTACAATCCGAGCCTCGACAACGACATGCTGTGTCGAGCGCTCGGCATTTCGCGCACCAGGCTGTACCGGCTGTTCGAGCCCAGCGGCGGGGTCATGCGCTACATCCTGCACCGCCGTCTTGTCGATGCTCATTCCAAGCTTGCCGACCCGACCGAGACCCGCCGTATCTTCGAGATTGCCGAGCAGCGCGGCTTCAACGACGGAGCGGAATTCAGCCGGGCCTTCCGGCGTGAGTTCGGCTATAGCCCGAGCGAAGTCAGGTCGCGCGGCCTTGGTGCGATCCCGGCAAGGCCGGTCGCCGACCTGGCGTCGCTCGAACCGGTGGAGCGCCTAGGTCATCTTCTGCGGCGCCTCCAGAGCTAG
- a CDS encoding MFS transporter gives MPARLRFSLLYAALFFELGINLPFFPVWLRSQHLDDGRIGIILAMPLLARVLANPVVTAVADRQERLSGTLLICAAAVAIATPLLGTTSTFLPILLLVAAIGLAQGPLIALSDAVTLRATRATVPTVDYGRVRLWGSIAFAVANISGGILLMWFEPDMIIWLLTASALLTALTALTVARLPSTPYRERRASRPAGRAGLLIVLVVVGAACVQASHGLIYAFGTLHWQSSGIGKSMTGMLWALGVVSEVAVFAVAGRLVGNAKAAMFLLLLGAAVATGRWLFMAFDPNVELLAVFQLTHGFTFGATHVGSIVVLSQLAAPGMQAQVQGWLAGAWAGLMALLTALSGQVYASWGERTYLVMAGVAATGLVLIAVAALSSASSRRQVQAFEA, from the coding sequence ATGCCAGCTCGCCTGCGCTTTTCGCTGCTGTATGCGGCGCTGTTCTTTGAACTCGGCATCAACTTGCCGTTCTTTCCGGTATGGCTGCGCTCTCAACATCTCGACGATGGCCGCATCGGTATCATACTGGCTATGCCGCTTCTGGCGCGCGTGCTTGCCAATCCGGTGGTCACGGCAGTTGCCGACCGGCAGGAGCGCCTGAGCGGAACACTCCTGATATGTGCCGCAGCGGTTGCGATCGCCACGCCGCTGCTCGGGACCACAAGCACGTTCCTGCCGATCCTGTTGCTTGTCGCAGCAATCGGCCTCGCCCAGGGACCACTTATCGCCCTTTCGGATGCAGTCACGTTGCGCGCCACGCGGGCGACAGTGCCGACAGTCGACTATGGACGCGTCAGGCTGTGGGGATCCATCGCGTTTGCCGTGGCCAACATTTCCGGTGGCATCCTGCTCATGTGGTTCGAGCCGGACATGATCATATGGCTTCTCACCGCCTCGGCCCTGCTGACGGCCCTGACCGCGTTGACCGTCGCAAGGCTGCCGTCGACGCCGTATCGCGAGCGCCGCGCCTCCCGACCAGCCGGCAGAGCCGGCCTGCTTATCGTCCTCGTCGTGGTGGGTGCAGCCTGTGTCCAGGCAAGCCACGGGCTGATCTACGCCTTCGGAACGTTGCACTGGCAGTCTTCGGGCATTGGCAAGAGCATGACGGGAATGCTCTGGGCGCTTGGCGTCGTGTCGGAGGTCGCAGTATTCGCAGTCGCCGGACGCCTCGTCGGCAATGCCAAGGCGGCGATGTTCCTGCTGCTGCTGGGAGCGGCAGTTGCAACCGGTCGATGGCTGTTCATGGCATTCGACCCCAATGTCGAGTTACTCGCCGTTTTCCAGCTAACCCACGGCTTCACATTCGGCGCCACGCATGTGGGAAGCATCGTTGTCCTGTCGCAACTGGCAGCACCCGGCATGCAGGCACAGGTCCAGGGATGGCTTGCCGGCGCTTGGGCGGGCCTGATGGCATTGCTGACAGCACTCTCGGGGCAGGTCTATGCCAGCTGGGGCGAGCGGACCTATCTTGTCATGGCTGGCGTGGCAGCGACCGGATTGGTGCTGATCGCAGTGGCCGCGCTTTCCTCGGCAAGCAGCCGGCGGCAGGTGCAGGCCTTCGAGGCCTAG
- a CDS encoding YMGG-like glycine zipper-containing protein, whose product MKKLALAMICTVALAGCTTTERDVGTGAALGAATGAAIHGSTEGAVVGAAVGATAGLLVRNLRNGYCQYRNPRTGHLYTARC is encoded by the coding sequence ATGAAGAAGCTCGCATTGGCAATGATCTGCACGGTCGCACTGGCAGGCTGCACCACGACCGAACGGGATGTGGGCACGGGTGCGGCACTCGGCGCCGCGACGGGCGCTGCAATCCACGGCTCTACAGAAGGTGCGGTCGTCGGCGCAGCCGTTGGTGCCACCGCCGGACTGCTGGTTCGAAATCTGCGCAACGGCTATTGCCAATATCGAAATCCGCGCACCGGACATCTCTACACGGCGAGGTGCTGA
- a CDS encoding helix-turn-helix domain-containing protein, translating to MNEAGLLATLKFDTRELPVEHQFEAWRTFHSSVIDVSISPEARQGFIFEQQVWDLGKLAFTSSRMPGPKVPRNWHHFGKDPLDHWCLVLPESAMHAAQDPNAPPRQVHFRSLGRPYDGAAADSSVSTVYIPRDLLRPLAGVLDKHPGSVGPDGLGGLLADFLVSFERRLPHIPAHEVPHAVEAMRAMISACLAPTADRVAEAQGHIAATMLERARQMIHKELQAPDLGPAKLCRQLGISRSKLYVLFEPLHGVARYIQRQRLLAAYKELSDPNSLTSVSRIAEKLCFADAATFSRAFRSEMGCAPSEVRAAAAIGLPLSPRRLPLKVLDEVVSLGEILQYLQT from the coding sequence ATGAACGAAGCAGGCCTGCTTGCCACGCTCAAATTCGACACGCGCGAATTGCCGGTCGAGCATCAGTTCGAGGCATGGCGCACTTTCCACTCCTCGGTGATCGACGTTTCCATCAGCCCCGAGGCGCGGCAGGGCTTCATCTTCGAACAGCAGGTCTGGGACCTAGGCAAGCTTGCCTTCACCTCTTCGCGCATGCCAGGCCCGAAGGTGCCGCGCAATTGGCACCATTTTGGCAAGGATCCGCTCGACCATTGGTGCTTGGTGCTGCCGGAGAGCGCAATGCACGCTGCGCAGGATCCGAATGCGCCGCCACGTCAGGTCCATTTCCGCTCGCTCGGCCGCCCCTATGACGGCGCTGCGGCGGATTCGAGCGTATCGACCGTCTACATCCCCCGTGACCTGCTGCGTCCGCTGGCTGGCGTGCTCGACAAACATCCCGGCAGCGTCGGGCCTGACGGGCTGGGCGGGCTGCTCGCCGATTTCCTGGTCTCGTTCGAACGCCGGCTGCCACACATACCGGCGCATGAGGTGCCACATGCCGTCGAGGCAATGCGCGCCATGATATCGGCCTGCCTCGCCCCGACCGCCGATCGTGTCGCCGAAGCACAGGGCCACATCGCGGCCACAATGCTCGAGCGCGCGCGACAGATGATCCATAAGGAGCTGCAAGCTCCCGATCTCGGACCGGCAAAGCTGTGCCGACAACTCGGCATCTCGCGCTCCAAGCTATATGTTCTTTTCGAGCCGTTGCACGGGGTGGCGCGCTACATCCAGCGGCAGCGGCTGCTGGCGGCCTACAAGGAACTGTCCGACCCCAACTCACTGACCAGCGTCTCCAGGATCGCGGAAAAACTCTGCTTCGCCGATGCCGCGACCTTCAGCCGGGCGTTTCGAAGCGAGATGGGATGTGCACCGAGCGAGGTCCGGGCCGCCGCTGCCATAGGCCTGCCCCTGTCGCCAAGGCGGCTGCCGCTCAAAGTGCTCGACGAGGTGGTGAGCCTCGGCGAAATCCTCCAGTATCTGCAGACATAG
- a CDS encoding DUF5996 family protein, with protein MPSAVDLERWPDLPYATWKDTYETLHLWTQIIGKIRLTHEPWLNHSWHVPLYVTVRGLTTSPIPVGGRALQIDFDFIDHLLWLRTSDGHVRQVMLAPKTVAGFYGEVAMALVELGLETQIFTQPSEIADGVPFEEDSVHSAYDRDHANRLWRILLSTQQVFSRFRTGFLGKVSPVHFFWGGFDLAVTRFSGRRAPLHPGGIPRLPDPITREAYSHEVSSAGFWPGGGPIDYPTFYSYAYPAPEGYASAAVQPQQAFFSKEFGEFLLPYDVVRNAQDPDATLMAFLQSTYEAAANLGKWDRDSLECTIGVPCRPRPL; from the coding sequence TTGCCGTCTGCCGTTGATTTGGAACGCTGGCCCGACCTTCCTTACGCCACCTGGAAGGACACCTATGAAACGCTCCATCTGTGGACCCAGATCATCGGCAAGATCCGCCTGACGCACGAGCCCTGGCTGAACCACTCCTGGCACGTGCCGCTCTATGTGACTGTCCGCGGCTTGACGACTTCGCCTATCCCTGTTGGCGGGCGGGCACTGCAGATCGATTTCGATTTCATCGACCATCTGCTGTGGCTGAGAACGAGCGACGGCCATGTCCGCCAGGTCATGCTCGCCCCCAAGACCGTCGCCGGATTTTACGGCGAAGTGGCGATGGCGCTTGTCGAACTTGGTCTCGAAACGCAGATATTCACCCAGCCATCCGAGATTGCCGACGGCGTCCCGTTCGAAGAAGACAGTGTCCACTCTGCTTACGACCGCGACCACGCCAATCGCCTCTGGCGCATCCTGCTCTCGACACAGCAGGTCTTTTCGCGTTTCCGGACCGGCTTCCTCGGCAAGGTCAGCCCGGTGCATTTTTTCTGGGGCGGCTTCGACCTTGCTGTGACACGTTTTTCGGGCAGGCGAGCCCCGCTGCATCCGGGCGGCATTCCGCGCCTGCCGGACCCGATTACCCGCGAGGCCTATTCCCACGAAGTGTCCAGCGCAGGGTTCTGGCCGGGCGGCGGGCCGATCGACTATCCCACCTTCTATTCCTACGCCTATCCGGCCCCCGAAGGCTATGCCTCGGCCGCAGTCCAGCCTCAGCAGGCGTTCTTCTCCAAGGAATTCGGCGAATTCCTGCTGCCATACGATGTGGTGCGCAATGCGCAAGACCCAGACGCGACGCTCATGGCGTTTCTGCAGAGCACCTATGAGGCGGCGGCCAATCTCGGCAAATGGGACCGTGACTCCCTAGAATGCACCATCGGTGTGCCCTGCCGACCACGCCCGCTATAG